The Sandaracinus amylolyticus genomic interval ACGACTGCGACGGCGCGATCGACGACGTGTTCGAGTGCCGCCAGAGCTCGAGCGGCCACGCGTGCGTGACGGGCTGCGGCACCGTCGGCACGCGCAGCTGCAGCGCGAGCTGCTCGTTCGGTGGCCAGACCTGTCGCGGCACCGAGATCTGCAACGGCTGCGACGACGACGTCGACGGCAGCGCGGACGACGGCTTCGCGTGCCGCCTCGGCGAGACCCGCAGCTGCACGCGCGCGTGCGGCGGCGGCAGCGTCGCGGGCACGCAGCGCTGTCTCGCCGACTGCAGCGGCTGGAGCGACTGCACCGCGACCGAGACGTGCAACGGCTGCGACGACGACGGCGACGGCAGCGTCGACAACGGCTTCTTCTGTCCGCGCAACGCGATCACGTACTGCACGACCGCGTGCGGCACCGCGGGCCAGCAGATCTGCAACGCCAGCTGCAGCGCGCACACCGAGACCGCCTGCTACGCGAGCGCGGAGAGCTGCAACTACTGCGACGACGACGGCGATCCGAGCACGAGCGACGCGAGCCTCGCGAACGGCATCGTCACCGACCTCTACACGTGCAGCGCGTTCCGCGCGGCGTCGACCACGACGACGTGCTCGACCCTCACGTCGCGCACGTACACGCTCGTGAACGGCGCGGCGAACGACGCCGGCGCGATCTGGCTCGACAGCCCTGCGGCGATGCGGCGCCTCGGCTGGGGACCGATGAGCTTCGTCGCCGAGGTGACGGCGGGCCGGAGCGCGTCGCCGACGACGTACCCGGCGGACGGCTGGGCGGTGATCCTCGGACGCAGCGGGAGCGGCGATCTCGGCGCCGTCGGCGGTGGGCTCGGCGTGCCCTCGACGCGCGACGGGCTCGTGCTCGAGTGGCGCTACTACACCGGCGTCCCGTCGAGCCAGAGCGATCAGGTGCAGGTCGTGCGGCAGTCGGGCGGGACGCGGACGGTGCTGGGCACGGTCACGCCGCCCTCGGCCCACCTCGACTCGACGTCGTCGAGCGACGTCACGCAGCGGCTCTTCATCGAGTACACGCCGGACGATCCGCGCACCGTCACGAGCGAAGAGCGGCTGCGGCTGCGCTTCGCGGTGAACGGGCCGATCGCGCTCGACATCGCGCCCTCGCCGTCGTCGTGCGGCGGATCGATCTGCGCGTGCGATCCGCCGTGCGCGTCGCCCTCGCTCTCGCGGGAGCTCGTCCCGGGTGAGCCGTTCCAGGTCGGGTTCAGCGCCGCGACGGGGGGCGCGGTGTCGATGGCGCGCGTCGAGCTCAACGGCGCGCTCGTCGGGGGCGGGCCGTACACGCGCGCCCAGCGATCGAACGTGTGCTTCTGAGCGCGACGCTCAGCGGTGGTAGGCGAGGGCGGCGCAGATCTCGTCGCGGCTCGACAGGCCCGCGGTCAGCGTCGAGTCGTCGGCGGTGATCGTGCACGTGAGCCGCAGGCCGTCCTCACCGCCGAACGTCCGCCGCGGCGCCGCGATCGTGGTGCCCGGCGCGCTCCAATCCACCGCGTCGTGGATCAGCGCGCCCGTCGTGTCCGCCGCCGACGCCGCATGACGCACGGTCGCGTCGGCGCGCGAGCGCGTCAGCGTCGTGAGCGCGACCAGCTCGGCGCTCGCGGGCATCGCGTGGAACGAGCTCGTCGCGCACGTCGTGTGCGGAGGGCACGCGAACATCCAGTCGAAGAGCAGCGACACGCTCAGCGCGTCGCGCGCGGGCGCGCCGGGATCGAGCACGTCGAGCTCCACGTGCACCGAGGACTCGACGTCCGCGTCGCTCGTGTTCGCGACGCGCTGCAGGATGCGCACGTGCTCGTGCGGCGCGAGCACGAGCTCGGTGTCGTCGGGAAGGACGAGCGACGCGGGCGCGGCAGTCGCGACGAAGAGCGGCGCGCTCCCGATGTCCCCCGGGCACGTCGTCGCGCCCTCGGTCAGCGGCGCGGTCGTCCTCGCGATCTCGACCTCGTACGTGCCGGGCGACGGCGTGACGTGGATCGCGCGCACGCGCTTGCCGGTGATGCCCCCGGCGTCGACCACGAGGCAGAGCGTCTCCTCGGTGCCGGCGCCGGTGTTCCACGGGCCGAGGACGATCTCGTCGCCGGCCGTCTCGCGCTCGACCTCGATCCCGATGTCGAGCTGCCCCGGGCCCGTCTCGACGACGTCGCCGCGCACCGCGAAGCGGAAGCGCACCTGCGTGCTCGCGGCGGCCACCACGGTCGCGCTCACCGGGTTGGGCGAGACGAGCGTCGCGGTCACGTCCGTCGCTTCGCCGGCGACCACGCGCTCGAGCCGCCACCCGTCGGCGAGCGTGACGGCGTACGTGCCCGCCGCGAGCTCGAGCGAGATCGTCGCGGCATCGGGATCGGTCTCGGTCGATGCGCTCGTCGTCTCGGGCCCGGCGATCGCGAACGTCGCGTCGCGAAGGCGATAGGTCGCGCCTTCCGCGTCGGTCGCCGTCAGGTGCAGCGCGAGGCCGGTGGCAGGTTGGTCGGGCGCACAAGCAGCGAGCGCCGATGCGAGAACGAGAGCTGTGCGATGCATGCGGATCCTCCAGGTGGACGGAGAGGTCCGATCGTGCGCCGGCCCCCTCGGCGTCCGCCGACGTAGCACGCATGCAGGCGCTGAGTGGAATCGGGATCCTGCGCGCGCCCTCTCGCGCACCCCGCTCGCGCGCAGATCTCGGAATTCTGCGCGCTCCCCTGTGCGGGACTTCCCTGACAGCACTACTGGATCCGAACGCTCTCGGCGTTTTCGACCTTGTTCTTCGCAATGGCGGTCTGAGATAGTCGCACCACGCGCGGCATGCCGCCCCCGCGCGTGAAATGGGGAGCTCTCGATGCGCCGGATCGCCCTCGTCGTCGGCACGCTCACGTGTCTGCTCGTTGCGTGGACGAATCACGCGTCCGCTCAGCCATTGGGGGAGTTCAACGTCCTCCGCTACCACCCCGCTCCAGGCCCCAACAACTACTTCGGCGTCGACGGCGCCGCGGTCCGTGGTGAGGTCGCAGGCGCAGCGGGCGTGCAGCTCGATTACGCGCACGAGCCGTTCACGCTCTACAGCGCGACCTGCGAGGCGGGCGACGCAGGCTGCGAGACGACGGGCATCGAAGCGAACGTCGTCCAGTACACCGCGGCCGCGCACCTCTGGGGATCGATCGCGCTCTTCAACCGCATCCAGATCGGCCTGAACGTGCCGCTCGTGCTCACCGAGGGCGACGCGTTCCCGAACCCCGCGGGCCCCGGTGATCTCATCTCGTCGGGCAGCGGCTTCACGCTCGGCGATCCGCGGCTGCACGTGAAGGCGAACCTGCTCGACGATGCGAGCGGGCTGCGTCTCGGCCTCGCGGCGTGGGTGACGGCGCCGGTCGCAGTGCACATCGCGGAAGGGCGCTTCGTCGGCGACGAGGATCCGAGCTTCGGCGGCCACGCGATCATCGAGTACGTCAACCAGGGCGTGCACGTCGCCGGCAACGTCGGCGGCTACTGGCGCGACGGCGACACGCTCTTCTCGACGGTCGCGGGACCGGCGCTGAGCTACGGCCTCGCGTTCGGCTACGACATCACGCCGCTCGTGATGGTGTTCGGCGAGATCCAGGGCTCGACCGCGTTCTCCGGGCAGGTCGACGAGAACCCGCTCGAGGCGCGCCTCGGTGGCCGCCTGCGCGTCGACGACGTCGTGTTCGAGCTCGGCGCGGGCGCGGGCCTCGTCGCGGGCGTGGGCGTGCCGGTGTTCCGCGTGCTCGGCGGCTTCGCGTGGGCGCCGCAGCGCGCCGACAACGACGGCGACGGCATCGACGACTCGATGGACTCGTGCCCGGCCGATCGCGAGGACCTCGACGACTGGCACGACGACGACGGATGCCCCGAGCCCGACAACGACTCCGATGGCCTCGCCGACGGCGCCGATCGCTGCCCGAACGAAGCGGAGGACATGGACGGCGACGCCGACGACGACGGCTGCCCCGACCTCGACACCGACGGCGACGGCGTGCACGACGGCTACGACTCGTGCCCGACGCAGGCGGAGGACATGGACGGCGACCGCGACGACGACGGCTGCCCCGACGCCGATCGCGATCGCGACAACATCGAGGACTCGGCCGACCAGTGCCCGGATCAGCCGGAGGACACCGACGGCTTCGGCGACGAGGACGGCTGCCCGGAGACCGACTTCGACGGCGACAACCTGCCCGACGACGGCGATCAGTGCCCGGATCAGCCCGAGGACGCCGACGGCTTCGAGGACGAAGACGGCTGCGCCGAGGAAGCGGGCCCGCCGCCCGCGGAAGAGACGCCCGCCGATCGCCGCCGCCGCGGCCGCTGAGCTCGCTCCGCTCTGCCCGAAAGTTGACCCGGTGACGCGCTCGCCCGTACGTGGGCGGGATGCGGCACCGGGTCGCTTCGCTTCTGATGCTCGTCGTCGCGCTCGTGGGCACGCCGTTCGTGCTCGCGTGTCGCGACGTCGACAGCACGTCGGGCACGTCGATCGGCAGCTTCGACGTGCACGGCACGCTCGACGAGAACGGGTGCGCGCCCGGGCTCGACTCGATCGATCCGCTCGAGTTCCGCGTCGACCTCGCGCGCGAGCACGGCACGCTGACCTGGCGGATGCAGGGCGGCGGTCCGGTGTTCGGCACGATCGAGGACGACGGCGAGTTCCGCGTGCGCTCGTCGACGGAGGCGGAGGCCTGGCCGGAAGATCCGGTGAACGGGATCCGCGGCTGCCGGCTCACGCAGATCGAGACGATCGAGGGCACGATCCGCGATCTGCCTCGCGCGGACGGCGGGACGTCGATGCCCGACGCGGGCACGCAGGGCGACGCGGGGACGCAGGGCGACGCGGGGACGCAGGGCGACGCGGGCGCGAGCGCGCGGCCGACGTTCGAGGCGTCGCACCGCATCGAGGTCGTGCCGGTCGCGGGCTCCGACTGCAGCCCGCTGCTGATCGTCCACGGCGGCAGCTTCCCGACGCTGCCGTGCTCCGCTCGGTACGACCTCGAGGCCGAGGCGGACTAGCTCTCCGCGCCGCTCTCCGACGAGTCGGTCGTGGGCGCGTCGACCGCGTCCATGCTGCCCGTCTTCTTCGGCGCGGGGGGCGGCGCGGCCTGCTGGATGCGGCGCTCCGCGAGGATGATCAGCTTCGGCGAGTCGGCGCCGAAGAACACGCCCGGCGTCGCCTCGCGCCCCGAGACCTCGACCACGCGGAAGCCGCGCTGGTGGAGGATCTGCCCGAGCTCGTGCAGCGAGTAGAGCCGCACCGAGTACTGGTTGTCGCGCTGGCGCCCGTCGTCGAGGATCACGGTGCGCTTCACGGTCAGGCGCGACGTGATGAAGTTCGCCTGCGTCTCTTCCATCACGACGCAGCCGTCGCCCTCGAACCACACGAGGTTCGGCTGCGTCGGCACGACGAAGTCGCGGTTCACGACCTCGAGCAGCAGCTTGCCCTTCGGGCGCAGCGCGCGATGCAGGCGCTCGACGACGCCGCGGTTCTGATCGTCGTCGAAGTAGCCGAACGTCGTGCCCCAGCAGAGCACGGCGTCGAACGCTCCGTCGAAGTTCATCTCCCGCATGTCGGCGTGGAGGAAGTTGATGCGGAAGCCCTGATCCTGCGCCTCGTCGGCCGCGCGCGAGAGCATCGGCAGCGAGAGGTCGAGGCCGACGACGAGGTAGCCGCGGCGCGTGAGCTCGATCGCGTGCAGGCCGAGCCCGCAGCCGACGTCGAGGATCGTCGAGCCTTCCTTCAGCGCGAGCCGCTGCTCGATGAAGTCGCACTGCCGCGCGATCTGCCGCGGGTTCGGCGGCGGCACGGTGCGGAGGTAGTCGTCGTTGAAGAAGTCCTCCCACCAGTTGCCCTTCTTCTTCGAGCGACGCGCGGGCTCGGCCGCGGGCTCCTGGGCGGTGGTGGTGGACGACGCGGTCGCGGTCGACGACGCGGTCGCGGTCGCCGATGCGGGCGCGGCCGCGGTCGGCGTGGCGCTCGTCGCGCCGGCGGGGCGTGCCGGCGGCGCCGCGCGCGCGGGCTTGTCGGGCGGCGGTGGCGGGGCGGAGCGCTTCTTCGGATCGAGCGAGTCGGTCTCGCCGCTCGCCTCGACCTCGAGATCGTCGGCGGCGAGCTCCTCTTCGTCGGCGGGACGCTGCGCGCGCGCCGGCGGCGGAGGGGGCTTCGCCGCGTCGGTGAGCTCGTCATCGGGCAGCTCGAGCTCGGCGGCCGAGACCTCGTCGCCGTCGTCCTCCGGCGCGCGCGCCGTGGCAGCGGCGTCGAGGGCTGCGTCGTCGTCGAGCGCATCGTCCTCGTCGAGCGCATCGCCCGCGTCGAGCGCATCGTCGCCGAGCTCCTCGTCGGCGAGCGCGCTCATCATGTCGCGCTCGTCGTCGCCGACGTCGACCTCGAGGTCGTCGAAGCTCTCGCTGATGCTCAGCTCCGGCTCCTCGTCGTGCGAGGGCCACGACGGCGTGGGCGCTGCCGCCTGCGTCGGCGTCGGGGCGGGCGGCGGCGACGAGATCGCGACGACGCGCGACACGATCACCGCCGGCTGTGCGCTCGGCATCGACGCACGCGGCTCGTCCGCCGCGCGGGTGACGCCGGGCGAGGTCCGCTCGGCGTCGACGGGCGGCTGGCTCGGCGGCGGGCGCTCGCTCATCGCGGGCTGCGCGCCGGGATCGGTCTCGCGCACGCGCTCGAGCTCGGGCTCCGTCGACGGGCTCCCGAGCGCGGGCGCGCTCGGCGTGGCGGCGATGCGCGTGGGCTCCTCCTCGAGCGACGGCGCGGCAGCGCCGGGCTCGTCGTCGACCTGGAGCTCGTCCGCGTCGAGCTCTTCCGCGAGATCGACGTCCGCGAGCTCCATCCCGAGCTCCGACGTCGTCGTCGCCGCGGCGACCGCCGCGCTCACCTGCGTGCGCTCGGTCGGCATCGGCGCGAACGGGTCCTGCTCCTCCGGCGTCGACACCGCGGCGAGCTCTCCGTCGGGGCTGGTGCTGCGACGCGGCACCTCGTCGACCGGCACGCGCAGCGAGCGACGCCGTCCGGTGCGACGCCGCGAGGGGCGTTCCGCCAGCGCGAGCGTGTCGGGGCTCGAGCCCTCGCCGTCCGGACCGTCGCCGTGCTCGCGATCGGTCACGACACGTTCCTCCCATCGCGCACGCGTCGCGCGATCGCCTGTCCCATCCGCACCGGCGTCCCCGGGTCCACCGCGAGCTCGATGTCCGAGCGGCGCGTGGTGAGCACGATGACGGTCGAGCCGAGCTGGAACGCGCCGAGCTCGTCGCCGCGACCGAGCGTCGGCTCGCGCCCGGGCAGATATCGAACCGTGCCGCGCGGCGGCCCGTCGTTGGTGCGCATCGCGGGATCGAACGTGAGCGTCACGCTGCCGACCACGATCGCGCCGACGAGGATGGTCGCGATCTCACCGTGCAACGGGCTCTCCTGGAACACCGCGACGCGCTCGTTCTTCGCGAACAGCCCGGGCACGTGCTCGAGGCCGATCTTGTTGACCGGGAAGAGCGTCCCGCCGACGTGGCGCACCACGCGCACCGGACCCTCGACCGCCGCGTGCACGCGGTGGTAGTCGCGCGGCGAGAGATAGATGATCGCGAAGCGCCCGCCCTCGTAGCGCGACGCGTCGCGCGCATCGCCGAGGAGCTCGCCGACGTCGTAGGGACGGCCCTTCACGCGGAACGTCGCGCGCGCGTCGATCGTCCCGCAGTCCTCCACGAGCCCGTCGGCGGGCGAGACGATGGCGCCGGGATCGGGATCGATCGGGCGACATCCATCGCGCAGCGGCCGCGTGAAGAACTGGTTGAACGACGTCCACCCGCCGCTCGGCACGTCGCACTCCGAGAGATCGACGGCGTACGCGCGCACGTAGAGCTCGATCGCGCGCTGCAGGAGCGGGAGCGGTACACCCGCCGACGCCATCCGGCCGAGGACCCGGCTGATCCGCTTGCGCGGCAGGAATCGCAGGGTCTCGGCGGCGATGCGCGATGCGAGCATGTGGGCGGGGTTCCCTCGCTGCCTCCCCGCTCGGTTCGACCGTTCTCTCGCGATCGGAGGACGGTGCGGGGCTGGTGTGGGCGCCAAGACAGCGGGCGCGAGGGGCGACGAGGATGCTAAGCGAGCCCGGAAGCGGCCGTCAAACGCGTATTTACGTCACCCGGGCAGCCGCGCGCGGAGCGTGAACGTGAGCGGGAGACGGTCGCGCCACGCCTCGGGCAGGCGCCAGAGGCCGTCGTCGCCGCGCGTCATCGACTCGAAGGGCTGGAACTCAGCGTCCCGGTGCTCGTGCAACATCTCGATCACGAGCCCGACGTCGAGCAGCGCTTGGACGATCTCGCCGAGGCCGTGCGCCCACTCGAAGCACGTCACGTTCTCGAGCTTCGGGCCGCCCTCGGTGTACGTCGTGCCGTCGTCCCAGCGCGTCGGCTCCTCGCGCTCGAAGTAGGGCCCTTCGACCACCAGCTTCCCGTCGCGCTCGAAGACGCCGTTCATCATCGGGTGCACCTCGCGCACGTAGAGCACGCCGCCCGGCTTCAGCAGCGCGCGCACGATGCGCGCCCATCGCGTGATCGACGGCAGCCAGCAGATCGCGCCGACGCTCACGTAGACGACGTCGAACGGCGCCTCGTCCGCGAGCGCCCGCTCCGCGTCGTGCACGTCGCTCTCGACGAAGCGCGCGCGATCCGCGAGCCCGCAGCGCTGCGCGAGGTCACGCGCGGCCGTGATCGCGTCGTGCGAGAAGTCGAGCCCGACCACGCGCGATGCGCCGAGCCGCGCCCACGACAGCGTCTCGACGCCGAGGTGACACTGCAGCTGACAGAGCGAGCGGCCTTCGATCGCGCCGAGCTCCTCGCGCTCGCACGGATGCAACCAGATGCCGCGGGCGCCCGCGACGAAGCCGTCGAGGTCGTAGAACTTCGAGCGCGCATGGACGCGCGCGCGCTCGTCCCAGTTGCGCTTGTTCGTGTCTCGATGCTCGTCGCGCATGAAAAAAGACGCCCTCCGTGAGGAGGGCGTCTTCTTACGCGATCGCAGCGGCGATCACACGTCGTAGTACATCATGAACTCGAGCGGCGTCGGGCGGAGGCGGATCGGGTCGACCTCCTTCGCGCGCTTGTACGAGACCCACTCCTCGATGACGTCGCGCGTGAACACGTCGCCCTTGAGGAGGAACTCGTAGTCGTGCTCGAGCGCCGTGAGCGCCTCGCTGAGCGAGCCCGGAACGTGCGGGACGTTCTTCAGCTCCTCGGGCGAGAGCGAGTAGATGTCCTTGTCGAGCGGATCGCCCGGATCGATCTTGTTCTGGATGCCGTCGAGGCCCGCCATGAGCATCGCCGCGAACGCGATGTAGGGGTTCGTCGACGGGTCGGGGAAGCGCACCTCGATGCGCTTCGCCTTCGGCGACGTCGAGTACATCGGGATGCGGATCGACGCCGAGCGGTTGCGCGACGAGTACGCGAGGTTGACCGGCGCCTCGTAGCCCGGGACGAGACGGCGATAGCTGTTCACCGTCGGGTTCGTCAGCGCGCAGAGCGCCGGCGCGTGCTTGAGGATGCCGCCGATGTAGTGGAGCGCCATCTCGCTCATGCCCGCGTAGCGGTCGCCGGCGAAGAGCGGCTTGCCCTCGCGCCAGATCGACTGGTGCACGTGCATGCCCGAGCCGTTGTCGCCGTAGAGCGGCTTCGGCATGAACGTCGCGGTCTTGCCCGCCATGCGCGCGCTGTTCTTCACGACGTTCTTGAACCAGAGGAGCTGGTCCGCCATGTGCGTGAGCGACTGGAAGCGCATGTCGATCTCGCACTGACCGGCCGTCGCGACCTCGTGGTGGTGCAGCTCCACCTCGATGCCGACCGCCGTGAGCATGCGCGACGTCTCCGTGCGCCAGTCCATCAGCGTGTCGTTCGGCGCGCAGGGGAAGTAGCCGCCCTTGTAGCCGATCTTGTGGCCGAGGTT includes:
- a CDS encoding class I SAM-dependent methyltransferase yields the protein MTDREHGDGPDGEGSSPDTLALAERPSRRRTGRRRSLRVPVDEVPRRSTSPDGELAAVSTPEEQDPFAPMPTERTQVSAAVAAATTTSELGMELADVDLAEELDADELQVDDEPGAAAPSLEEEPTRIAATPSAPALGSPSTEPELERVRETDPGAQPAMSERPPPSQPPVDAERTSPGVTRAADEPRASMPSAQPAVIVSRVVAISSPPPAPTPTQAAAPTPSWPSHDEEPELSISESFDDLEVDVGDDERDMMSALADEELGDDALDAGDALDEDDALDDDAALDAAATARAPEDDGDEVSAAELELPDDELTDAAKPPPPPARAQRPADEEELAADDLEVEASGETDSLDPKKRSAPPPPPDKPARAAPPARPAGATSATPTAAAPASATATASSTATASSTTTAQEPAAEPARRSKKKGNWWEDFFNDDYLRTVPPPNPRQIARQCDFIEQRLALKEGSTILDVGCGLGLHAIELTRRGYLVVGLDLSLPMLSRAADEAQDQGFRINFLHADMREMNFDGAFDAVLCWGTTFGYFDDDQNRGVVERLHRALRPKGKLLLEVVNRDFVVPTQPNLVWFEGDGCVVMEETQANFITSRLTVKRTVILDDGRQRDNQYSVRLYSLHELGQILHQRGFRVVEVSGREATPGVFFGADSPKLIILAERRIQQAAPPPAPKKTGSMDAVDAPTTDSSESGAES
- a CDS encoding class I SAM-dependent methyltransferase — its product is MRDEHRDTNKRNWDERARVHARSKFYDLDGFVAGARGIWLHPCEREELGAIEGRSLCQLQCHLGVETLSWARLGASRVVGLDFSHDAITAARDLAQRCGLADRARFVESDVHDAERALADEAPFDVVYVSVGAICWLPSITRWARIVRALLKPGGVLYVREVHPMMNGVFERDGKLVVEGPYFEREEPTRWDDGTTYTEGGPKLENVTCFEWAHGLGEIVQALLDVGLVIEMLHEHRDAEFQPFESMTRGDDGLWRLPEAWRDRLPLTFTLRARLPG
- the glnA gene encoding type I glutamate--ammonia ligase, which gives rise to MKKAIELAKKNNAVMVDLRFCDLPGVWQHTTVPAARLDEGAFEDGFGFDGSSIRGFQPINASDMLLLPDAKTAQMDPFTEQPTIVLICDVVDPITREPYSRNPRYIAQKAESYLRQTGIGDTAYFGPEAEFFVFDDVKFEVANNGGFYELDSIEAAWNTGRHEGPNLGHKIGYKGGYFPCAPNDTLMDWRTETSRMLTAVGIEVELHHHEVATAGQCEIDMRFQSLTHMADQLLWFKNVVKNSARMAGKTATFMPKPLYGDNGSGMHVHQSIWREGKPLFAGDRYAGMSEMALHYIGGILKHAPALCALTNPTVNSYRRLVPGYEAPVNLAYSSRNRSASIRIPMYSTSPKAKRIEVRFPDPSTNPYIAFAAMLMAGLDGIQNKIDPGDPLDKDIYSLSPEELKNVPHVPGSLSEALTALEHDYEFLLKGDVFTRDVIEEWVSYKRAKEVDPIRLRPTPLEFMMYYDV
- a CDS encoding thrombospondin type 3 repeat-containing protein; the protein is MRRIALVVGTLTCLLVAWTNHASAQPLGEFNVLRYHPAPGPNNYFGVDGAAVRGEVAGAAGVQLDYAHEPFTLYSATCEAGDAGCETTGIEANVVQYTAAAHLWGSIALFNRIQIGLNVPLVLTEGDAFPNPAGPGDLISSGSGFTLGDPRLHVKANLLDDASGLRLGLAAWVTAPVAVHIAEGRFVGDEDPSFGGHAIIEYVNQGVHVAGNVGGYWRDGDTLFSTVAGPALSYGLAFGYDITPLVMVFGEIQGSTAFSGQVDENPLEARLGGRLRVDDVVFELGAGAGLVAGVGVPVFRVLGGFAWAPQRADNDGDGIDDSMDSCPADREDLDDWHDDDGCPEPDNDSDGLADGADRCPNEAEDMDGDADDDGCPDLDTDGDGVHDGYDSCPTQAEDMDGDRDDDGCPDADRDRDNIEDSADQCPDQPEDTDGFGDEDGCPETDFDGDNLPDDGDQCPDQPEDADGFEDEDGCAEEAGPPPAEETPADRRRRGR
- the asd gene encoding archaetidylserine decarboxylase (Phosphatidylserine decarboxylase is synthesized as a single chain precursor. Generation of the pyruvoyl active site from a Ser is coupled to cleavage of a Gly-Ser bond between the larger (beta) and smaller (alpha chains). It is an integral membrane protein.), producing the protein MLASRIAAETLRFLPRKRISRVLGRMASAGVPLPLLQRAIELYVRAYAVDLSECDVPSGGWTSFNQFFTRPLRDGCRPIDPDPGAIVSPADGLVEDCGTIDARATFRVKGRPYDVGELLGDARDASRYEGGRFAIIYLSPRDYHRVHAAVEGPVRVVRHVGGTLFPVNKIGLEHVPGLFAKNERVAVFQESPLHGEIATILVGAIVVGSVTLTFDPAMRTNDGPPRGTVRYLPGREPTLGRGDELGAFQLGSTVIVLTTRRSDIELAVDPGTPVRMGQAIARRVRDGRNVS